caccacccaAAAAGGCAGGTGGGCTTCTTGGAAACTATAGTGACTCAGACAGCGACTAATGAGATCTGCTGATGGAGATAAAGTCGGGCCGAACGAAAAAATCGACTCAAATGCGACCCACGAAGCGACGACCAAAATCAACCCCCCATTCCCGAACTGCTGGGCACGTGtacgccccgactcgagcgcagcgagaggagcaaaggggtctggggcgtagccccagccgccggaggcagacccgcGGTCGAAAAGGGCCCCAGAGGAGAGGATCTAGTGATGAGTAAGAATTATTACATATACATAAAGAGCTAATGCTGAGTTGAATCTTCGTTAGTGGTGGTCATAATCTCGTTGAGAGGTCAATGGAATAAAAAATAGTTTTATGAGGTGATGAGTTTAGGCACTGGTGTAGGCCTTCTTGGGAGAGGGGAAAGAAGGGCCGATTTCACGCAGAGATTGGGCAGCGAGCCATTGGCCCATATCGACCGACTCGGCAAGAGGCTTGCCGCTGACAAGACCGGCGAGGAAACCACCGGCAAAGGCGTCACCAGCACCGTTAGAATCGACAATGTCTTCACTGGAGATGGGGTGAACTGGGAAGGTGTGGACAGTAGTGGTCTTGTTGTTAACATCACCAATAACAACGATAGTATCGTCAAGACCTTGAGtgataacaacaacacgGTCTCTCTTGGTATTCTTCTTGGGAAGCAGAGCAATGTGTTTAGCAATCTCGGTAATGTCCTTTGTGTCTAAACCGTGAGACTCGGCATAAGCAAGAGCCTCGCTCTCGTTACCAATAAGGTAGTCCCAgtatggagaagaagcatcAAGAGGCTCCTTGAAGAATTGAGGCAAGAAAGGAGCAGACaagttgatgctgaagatcTTGTTGGTTTCAGCAGCATGTTCACCAAGAGCATTAATAGCAGGAGGACAAACAGTCAAGTGGAAACCTCCAACATAGAAAGCCTTAGCCTCCTCGACATACTTCCAGTTCTCAGGAGCCTTGAGATGGTCCAATTTATAGTggttagcagcagccaagtCAGTGACAAGAGAACGGTCGTTGCCAGTAATAAGAGCAGCACATTTACCAGTAGGAATGTCCTTTTGAACCATGTAGTTAGAGTAAACACCAGCCTCGTCATTGGCTTTAGTCAACAACTCAGCGTATTTATCTTGACCGACCGATCCGAAGTAGATAACCGAATTGGCAGGCAACAAGTATTGAGCACCACGAGCAGCATTTTGAGCAGCACCTCCGGCCAAAATATGAACCTTAGGTTGAGCCATGACCTCGTCGAAAATAGGCTTGTGCTTATCTTCAATGAGAATAGCATCATTGGCCTTGAGGTCGTACTTGGCCAAGTACTCggcatcaacatcagcttgaagatcaagaagagGGTTTccaagagcaagaagatCAAAAGTCATTTTGGCTGTTAATGTTGAATAATTCGAAACTTTGTATAAGGACACAAACGATGATGAATGTACTAGATCCTGCcgtctgttgttgatatttatatgtaTACTGGCACCACGAAAAATTGCACGTGAAAGTGAAAATTCACCTGTCATTAACCCCTGCCTCGATAATTTCGTCAGGGTAGGGGTCCTCACCGTCAGCACGGCATCGATCCGGGGTCTCATACTGGATATATTCGGTCGAAAATTTCTAGAGTCAGTGATATTGgaattttaaaaaaaaagtcggGTCCAATCGAATATCTCCTTAACTGAACAAAACCCAAACTAACCACGCCATTCTGCCGTTCGCAATTGGCCGATcgcaccaccaccaaactcGCACTTCCTTTGTGGGACTATCTCCTCTCACTTGACAAGTCTGCATGTGACCTGTGACCGTCTCAGGGTTTCACCAGATcaactgatttcttttGTCCCAGCCGCTTCCCAAACAcaattctcttttcttctccgTGGCCACTGACCCTCAACaaaaaccaccaccaactctCACCCTACTACCAATAGCCTCAGCAGTCTCAATAGCCTGAATATAAgatattagcagcagcagaagtcGAAGTGCTCAATTCACTCGACATACTCGACACACTCGATACACTCGATACACTCCTTTACTGATATAAATAACCAATCCATCTCCCGTAGAACTCTAACCCACTCCGTCAACTCCCCATTCTTGTAAACAGACCGACAGTCTACCACCCAAAACAGCTGTCCCTGCAGAACCACCTTATCGGTCATGCAGGGCCGGCCCCCTGCATCTGTCACC
The Sugiyamaella lignohabitans strain CBS 10342 chromosome A, complete sequence genome window above contains:
- the ADO1 gene encoding adenosine kinase (Adenosine kinase; required for the utilization of S-adenosylmethionine (AdoMet); may be involved in recycling adenosine produced through the methyl cycle; GO_component: GO:0005737 - cytoplasm [Evidence IDA] [PMID 14562095]; GO_component: GO:0005634 - nucleus [Evidence IDA] [PMID 14562095]; GO_function: GO:0005524 - ATP binding [Evidence IEA]; GO_function: GO:0004001 - adenosine kinase activity [Evidence IEA,IEA]; GO_function: GO:0004001 - adenosine kinase activity [Evidence IDA,IMP] [PMID 11223943]; GO_function: GO:0016301 - kinase activity [Evidence IEA]; GO_function: GO:0000166 - nucleotide binding [Evidence IEA]; GO_function: GO:0016773 - phosphotransferase activity, alcohol group as acceptor [Evidence IEA]; GO_function: GO:0016740 - transferase activity [Evidence IEA]; GO_process: GO:0044209 - AMP salvage [Evidence IEA]; GO_process: GO:0016310 - phosphorylation [Evidence IEA]; GO_process: GO:0006144 - purine nucleobase metabolic process [Evidence IMP] [PMID 11223943]; GO_process: GO:0006166 - purine ribonucleoside salvage [Evidence IEA,IEA]) is translated as MTFDLLALGNPLLDLQADVDAEYLAKYDLKANDAILIEDKHKPIFDEVMAQPKVHILAGGAAQNAARGAQYLLPANSVIYFGSVGQDKYAELLTKANDEAGVYSNYMVQKDIPTGKCAALITGNDRSLVTDLAAANHYKLDHLKAPENWKYVEEAKAFYVGGFHLTVCPPAINALGEHAAETNKIFSINLSAPFLPQFFKEPLDASSPYWDYLIGNESEALAYAESHGLDTKDITEIAKHIALLPKKNTKRDRVVVITQGLDDTIVVIGDVNNKTTTVHTFPVHPISSEDIVDSNGAGDAFAGGFLAGLVSGKPLAESVDMGQWLAAQSLREIGPSFPSPKKAYTSA